The following nucleotide sequence is from Rattus norvegicus strain BN/NHsdMcwi chromosome 13, GRCr8, whole genome shotgun sequence.
GCTAAAGGAAGTTCATCCGTGTTCAGTGCAGGAGTTCCCCAGAAGGCAAAGGGCAGTTCCTTGGAAGCCAGGCTCCCTTAAGGTCATGGCATACTCCTAAGCCAGCTTACCAATGAGAAAGGTTCTAAGGGCCCTGGGGGGCTGGCTTACTTAGACCTTGAGTCTTTATTCGGGTTAGGTTCTGGAAGGTTGGCATTAAGGTTGGGGACGATGCCGAGACGAGGGTGGAGGAGGGGTGAACTCAGCTGCTTCAGAGAGTTGAAACTGGGAGTGAATCTGGGAGGCCCTAGGACATGTATGTAGCAAGTGGTCATCCCAGAAAAGCAAAGGAGCTCTGAGAGCGGTGGGTTAGGTCCACCCTGAGCTGGAGGAGCCCCAGTGCCTGCTAGTCTTCTTGCATTAAGAGGGGCCTGTCTTCTTATTTGCTCAGTGGACACCTATGGGTCTTAGCAGAGTTAAAGACAGAGATAGGGGTGTGTTTGGAgtagaaggaggagcaggagcagagttAGGGCAAGACTAATGCTAAAATTAGGGAAGAGTCTGAAAAGGGTCTGCGCAGTCGATCAGAAGCACTGAGCACACGTACTTGCCTCTCCATGTTCTCCTGGACTGTGGGGccttcctcctctgacctcctttgATCCTCCCAGCAAGAGAAAAAGCTGGCTTTCAGGAAGGGAAAGCTCTAGGGGCTAGGTTTTGTCAGGAAAGTATCAGGGGCTTCCTTGAGACTGCCTTGCTTTGGGGACACTTCCCCTACCCTAGTTCTTCTCACTGACCTTGCCAAACTCACTGCTTTCTGGCTGGCCCCAAGCAGACCTGACCATGAAGCCTGGGGCCCTTCAAGttgctgagagagcccattaaGTTCTTATTGCTGCTATAATAAGCCACCACAAGGTTAACTATCCAAAACAACACAAGTTATCTTACACCTGAAAGGCCAATGTCTAAAACCAGTCGCACAAGGCTGGGAGATGAGGTATTTTCAGGCCTGCTTCCTTCTGGATCCAGGGGGAGGCTGTTGCCTTTTCTCCTCTAGGTTCTGGAAACCACCTATGTTCCTTGGCTGGCTCTCGTGTCCTCCGATGGTGTTTTACATCTTTCTCCTTTGACCTCTGCTTTAGTTGTCACATCTCATACCAACCCTTAGCCACATGCCccagtcttttcttttcttttcttttttttattaaggatttattatatatgagtacactgtagctgtcttcagatactccagaagagggcatcagatcttattacagatggctgcgagccaccatgtgattgctgggatttgaactcaggacctctggaagagcagtcagtgctcttaaccgctgagccgtctcttcagcccTACATGCTCCTGTTCTAAAAGGGCACTTGTGATAACTCAGGAGAGCTTCCCATCTTTAATCTACTCATGTCTGTGATTTGGCTCTATGAAGTACCATACTCACATTGTCATGTTTGTGGGACGTTTATCCACACGACCACAGGAAGTTCTGCCTGGGGACTCTGGAGAGTGCTGGTTCCTTCTGGTTCCATGTTTAAGGAGAAGCTAGACATAGCCTGAAGCTCTTCAATAACTGCCCCTGTAGAGGCAGAATAGGAAGGGGGTGACCTATTCCCAGATAGATGTGAACTGAAAAGGAAGTGTTCTTTAATGTAAGCTGGGAGGTCAGGGGAAAGTGACAGAGGCACCTTGGTAAGGGCAGCGATTGAAGTAGCCAGGCAGAGATGTATGGAGTGAGCCCTTAGCTAGACAGAGGACTCCTGCTAGAGATTACAGGGCCGACCTGTGGGTGGCTCTGAAGACCTCTGTGCCCACTTCTATGCTTGGGCAAAGTGGAGCTTGTACAAGCACCACAGGCCTCAACAGACCTAGTTTTGAAGGCCGTTTCTGAATGATATCAAGAGACCGACACCAGAGAAGTCTGTGGGTCAGTGTACAAAGCCAGAACTGGGGCCAGAGTGTAAAGCTGAAATTGGAATCATGAGTTGGGGTGGACCTGAGGGAGAGAGCTAGGTGCTTGGAGCCATATGATATGGAGGGAAAGAAAATTGAGGTAGGACACTAGGACCTAACATAAAAGGATCAAGACCCTCCGCATGGCCTTGTGGTTTCAGCAGAGAGGACACCCTCCTAGGTGGTCCACAGTCACAGTGACCTCGGTCACCTAATTTTTGGCTTGTTTTGGTCCTTTCTTATGCTTTGCCACattatctttattttccttttcaaaaagcAAGGTGATTCACGCAGACAATTCATTTTCAGTGTGATGTCTTAGAAGAAACTTATGGTAGGTGCTGGAGGGATGACCCACTGTTTAGGATGCTCGCTGTCtactgagtttgatcctcagcccCCACATCAAGAGCTGGCAACATCACCTCAGCACCGGGAGACAGGCTGGTCTCTGGGGCTCTCTGGGAAGGTAGCTTAGCTGAATCAGGGGACCACAGGTTCCCATGGGAGATTCTGTCTCTAAAAATACCGCAGATGTTCTCACCGAACAGTACCCCAGGTTGACTATGGGCTCCACATTATCAATATGTCTCTGTACGTACACTTATGTATGcactgtacacatacacacgagaacacacacacacacacacacacacacacacacaccaaatgtttagagagagagagagtaagagagagagagagagagagagagagagagagagagagagagagcgctacaAGAAGCCAAGGCACTAAGCCTCAGTGGACCCTTCCCCAAAGTTCCTAAATTCCTTCTCTACAGCTGCTCCCTGTGGATTGATGGGTGCCTCTCTCTACTTGGAATCCTATGGCCTAGCCCCATTGCTTCTCAGACTCTGTCCCTTCTCCCTGCAGCCATCAGCAAGAGGCTTCTCGAATGTGACCTGTGAAGTACAGACTTGGAGCCACCTCTGCCAGGCAGCAGAATACTAGTGTCCCTACGGAAGGTTATTCCTTCtttatgggcactggaaatacaTCTCCTTAGTTCACCCTtgcccacctactccctccccctGTGAGCCTGCTTCAGGCCTCCCAGCAGGGTCAgggctctgtctgtcctgcctaaCCTGGGATCTTGGCCCACAAGATGACCGACTATAATAGCTACCGGATTAACATAGCAGGCATTGTCTTTCTCTGACTATAGGGTGGGTATTATGTGTTCATCAACAGTCCTAAAAATACCCAGGAAACAGGTGTGGCCCTGCAATCAGGCAGGCTCTGGTTGACATGAAGATTAAGCAGGGAAAAGACTGTTAGCTTCCCTGGGTTCAAGAAATGGAATGCGGAGTGCTACTTAGACCCTTGGCAAGGAAGATTCCTTAAAGCCCACCTGAAGAAGTGTAGAGATCTGCAGGCTTCCACGAACATAGGGGTGGCCCGTCTGCTATTGTGACTCAGTTGGACCCCAGAAACATGCTATGGGGCCGCCAGAACCCTGCAGGCACCCTCCTATCTCACTGGTACCAGAGACACAAATACTTAggtctttggttttttgaggGTTTTTGGAGCATGGTCTGGGGTTGCATGTCTACATGTCCTGGCTGGAGAGGAAGTGTCAGCCTGCTAGCTCCCTCCCTGATCTTTAATGGTTCCTCAGACCTCCCAGTGCCCTGATTCCCTTCATCCCCCTTCCTGTTCACATCTCTGGTCAATTCCATATCCTGTCTAGTCTTCCCGTCTCTGTCCTCCCCCAGGTGAGTGCTGTTTTCCCCAAGTCAAAGGCTCTGTGTGtgcagggtttgtgtgtgtgctcctgatgTATACACACTGGTCTCTAAGCCTGTGAGGTACACACGGCAGCACGTATCTGCCCTGCGAGGTGCGcatggtgggagggggtgggaaggaggggcaGCTGGAGGGGGCAGTGGCTGTTCTATTTTTACTGGCCAGTTGCCGGAGGCCACGGTTTTCATAGCCTGCCCTCAGCTCTGCCCCCACAATCTGCCGTCTGTGGTGAGGCTCGGGCCAGCCTAGCTCCACGAGGACTAAACTAGGTAAGTGTCTACAACACTGACCATGGACCTGGGCAGCTGAGTAGAGAGGTGAGGTTTTGTTTAGAGGGGAAATGAAGTTTGGGAGACAGAGATGTTTCTTATTTGGATTTGTTGGGCAGGTTTGTTGGCAGAATACTCTAAGACTCCTAGCCTTTTGACCCACCAAATGGCATTTCTCCTGTACGATGCTGTGGGCAGTTGGACCTGGAAGGGAAGAACTGTCCAACATGTTCCTCAGAAACCCAAAGCAGTGGACTATGCTCTCACGAGGGACTGCAGCCAGGGGCAGGGTGGACCGAGCTCCTGGTGGGAGGGGTGGCCCTGGGGACCAAGGCATCACATTTGGGAGAAGCCTGGGGGAGAAGCACCAGTGGTCATGCAGGACTCTGAGGAGACAGTCCAGAGGGCCTGCTGACCGAAGAGACCATCTCGTTTCTTTGTCCTTTCTCTCTGACAGGTGCTTTGAGCTCTCTTCACCCGTCTCATCTGCACAGGACACCAACAGGTATAGACAGACCACCATGCCTCCCCACTGCTCCTGGCTCTGAGTCGGAGAAGGAGTTGTAGGGGAGGTGGATGACCACAGTGTCTGGGGTCAGAGTACAATTGTCTGTGAGCATGTAAGCTAGCAAGACATCTACAGCATGATGATCGGAGGAGGTTTGGGCTAAAGGCAGCCCCTACCCCAAGTCCTGGACCCTAAGCGGTTCTAATGCTGGACTTCCTGGCCACAAGCTTGGGAGATCAGCTTGTTAGCACCCTGTTTGGGAGGATGGGGTTGCCCTTGAACTAAGTTCCAAGGTCAGAGGTGGGGAGCAAGGGTAGAGCATGACGCATACGGCCCTATCAGGGGGTTGGTTCCTTTCTGCTGTGTCTCACACAGGATTTACACACTCCATACTCAAGCAAGTGGGCTTGGCGTGGAAAACTGACAGTCTTTCCACACCAAGGGCCTCAGGGCCAGGAAGGTGAGTCTTGAGTCAGGCCTGAGTCTGCTCCCTTCCTTCCAGCTCTGTGCTTTCTCTTATCTCTCGCTTTCCACTTGTGGTCCAGATGGAATTCGGCCCTCCAGCCCCTCTGCTATCTATATCCTGGCTTCTAATCAGGCCCCTGCTTCTCTTCCATAGAGCCTGTCAAGGGGTCCTGCCTGGTGGGTGTCAGAGCACAGGTCAGGGCCTCATGCTTGATGTGGGACCCCTGGGCCTGGCATTTGTCAGTGAGGCAGTTAGGGACTGCCTGGAGCTTGGCAGGAGGCCCAGGCTGGGCCCAGCAGTGGGCCCCACACTGGTGACAGGGGGCTCTCTCAGGGATAGAGGAAGGACAGCCATGGCTAAGTGCCCACCAGGGCGAAGCATAATCTAGGGAGACAGATGCAAGACCTACTCGGCTAAGACTCGCATTCCCAGAGGCCAGACAGACTTGGGAGGGGAGGATCTTTGTCAGCTAGTGTCTCCTTTTGGACTTCCCCCAGTGTCTTCGGAAGAGCAGAGCTCTTGAGTCAGCAGCTGTGTATTAAACCTAATTTCAGCTAAGCATCTTGGGAATGCATGAATGGTTCCCACATCTCTTCCCCAGTAACCCCTGGGGACAGCTGAGACTCCAGGGTCACCTCCCACCTAGCCCCATTCTCTGCATGAACAGAGGCTTAGGTGCAAGGCTCTGTAACAGGCTGGGATCCAGGAAAGGAGAACTAAGCCTAGTCACTGGGCTccgggtgggggtggtggggtgggggttgggagttcTTCATGTGCACAGGAAGGATGGCTATTGAATGACATTATTGGTGGGCACCTTGCAAACGTCCTGTAGTGCTCCAAACCAGGTCCATGAACCAAGTCTAAACACGGACTCTGAACTCCATGCCTGCCCCCCTCTCTATAAGCTGCTCCACCTGACTCTTCACTTTATCCCCCTCCTTAGGCCTCCTGACCCACACCACACATCTGTCCCTaaccttcctgcttccctgagcTTCAGCACAGCCATGACCTCTATTCCCCACCTACACACTCTGTAGGGCCCAGACAAGAGGGCAAAACAGGTCTGTGGCCTCTGCAGCCTTCGGGACTCCAAGGCGGCCTGGCCCAGAGCCAGCCTGTGGGGCCTCTCATTGCTCCATAGCTGTGCTCTCTCAGAGGCTCCTGAACTGCTGCTGTGCTGGCTTCTTTAACCAGAGTCATTGTTACTTAGTGGTTGAAACTGCTTTGCCTCCAAGTGAGATCTGGTTTGAATGAAAGGTTCGAGGGCTAAATATTAAGCACACTACTAGCGGGGCGGTGGTAACGCACACCTTCTTTAATCTGCGAGCTaatcttgagaggcagaggtaggaggatctctgaggtaggagttcaaggccagcctggtctgcagagtgagttctgggacagtcagagctacacagagaaacctggtcttaaaagacaaaaaatcccaaaaaaacccaaaaatatttttaaaaaatggagaaaaggaagaggaggaagaggaaggggagggagagtatgataatgataataatgatgattatgaggagggggaggaggaggaggaagaggaggaagaagaagaagaaagaagaaagaagaaggaagaagaagaagaagaagaagaggaagaagaagaagaggaagaagaagaagagggagaagaagaagagggagaagaagaagagggagaagaagaagaagaagaagaagaagaagaagaagaagaagaagaagaggaggaggaggaggaggaagaagaagaggaagaagaagaagaagaagaagaagaagaagaagaagaagaagaagaggaggaggaggaggaagaagaagaggaagaagaagaagaagagggagaagaagaagaagaagaagaggaagaggaggaggaggaggaagaagaagaggaagaagaagaagaagagggagaagaagaagaagaagaagaggaagaggaggaggaggaggaggaagaggaggaggaggaggaagaagaggaagaagaagaagaagaagaagaagaagaagaggaggaggaggaggaagaagaagaggaagaagaagaagaagagggagaagaagaagaagaagaagaagaggaggaggaggaggaggaggaggaagaggaggaggaggaggaggaagaagaggaagaagaaacagtaGCACATTACCTATCTAAGCCCCAATTTTGCAGAGAGAAAAAAACCAGCTGGGAGAGACTGAAGACACGctaggtttttttcccctcttggCTTAATCTCTACTCAGGGCATTCTGCCACTTGCCCGGCTGTAGGTACTACCGAATGGCAGGCGCCACTGGAGTTGGGCCACCAGGAGCTGCACACCAACTTCCATTCTGttcggctcctcctgcaccttctCCGAGTCCTGATCCACAGGCGAAGTCTGAATTCAGCTGAGTGTTCAAGGCTCTCCGGATCTGGTTCTGTCCTAACTTTCCAAACACAGCGCCTACAGATTCCATCCTGGTCTGCACCAGACTCAGCAAGACTTTTCTGGAAATAGCCAGTTGTAAATGTTTTAGGCTTTCCAAGGTCATAGGGAGATGTTGTCTTCTTGGGGGGATGTTGTCTTCGTAGTTGTTGGTTAACCTACTACCGAATCCATGTCTTCCTGCGGTTTTTTGATTCCCCACAGCTGCTGGGGGTTCACAGCAGGAGGTACAGCTTCTTCATTAAGGATTCCTTTGTCCCCTCTAGGTGCTGCCTTGTTACCACCATGCCGGAAGTGTAAGTTGTTTCCCTCCCATGCAGGGCTCCTGGGAGGCTACTCCCTTCAGCACAGACATTAGCCTCACAGCTGAGGACAGCCTGGCtcaccaccacccctcccctaAGCTACTCCCAGCAGAAGCTCCTGAGATAGGAATGAGCCTTAGTGCCTGGTCAGCTCTGACTGTTTCCCTAAGGTGTCCAGGAGCTCTCTCAGCTGAGCAGAGCTCATTCCCAAGAGGGAATGCATTTGGAGGACATGTTTGACCTATGCTTCAGAGCTGGCTTGTCCATATGGATCAACGAACCAAACACACTAAGCTATGACATCACATGGATGTGGTGGATTAGTGGAGTTTTGGGGACAGCATGCCCAGCAATGGAAGCCTTTGCAGAATGCATTGCTGTCTGTCAAAGCCTGCATGACTTCCCACTAGATTCCCCTACAGCTTTGAATGACCAACATCTCCCAAAAGGAATGAGTAGTAGCCCAGAAGGTGGTTGAGCTCTTCTCCTTGTTTGCTGAAACACTGACGTGGTCCCCCTCTCCCATGGTTGGTGCCTTTCAGACATGTTGTCCTTACCTGTCCCCTCCCCTGAAGCAGGTCTGCTTGGTTCTGTTGCTGCCCATGTCTTGTATTTGGTTCCCACTCACTCACTCTATGTTCTTTCTGCTCTTCCTTCTGGTTCCTCCCATGACGGATGCGTAAAGTGAGGTGAGTGGCGTTTGAGTTTTCTCTGCGCTGCTTAGTTCTTCTAACTGTTGAAGATGGGGTGGACCTGAGGGGAAGATGGAGATAGGGTCAAAGCCAAGATAGGATGGGGATGCCAGTGACGGAGAAAACTCCCAGGAGAAGAGAAGCAAAGACCAAAGCTGTCATGTGCTTGGATGCAGGGCTCCGGGATGCCCCTCACAGGTCTTCATGTTCTCCCCTGGGCCTTCCTCAAGCTCCTGCATCCCCGGGGGCTTCATTCTACCTCTTGCAAAGCTGTTGTCATTTGAAAAGCTTTATGGCTGAACACTGAGGAAGGAATGCAGGTGTGTCCTTAGGTTCCCCTCAGGATCATGGCCACCCTCACTCTGGACACTGTCTAATCCAAATTTCAGGCCGCAGAGAAGACAGCCTGCATGTAGTCCAGGGGTGAGGGCTGAAGGAAAACTGGTGTGCTGACTCAAATGGAGAGGTGATGTCACTGACAGAGGGGACACTTGGCCTGGCTAGTCTGAGCGAGAGGCAAATATAGCATTTCCTCATGACCGTATGAGCCCTTCAGTTTTGGTGAGGCTCCTATCTGAGTGAAACCCTGGGAACCATTGTTTAGATGAAGAGTCAGCGAGTGGTGGGAGAACGACACTGCAAAAGGCCATTCCCCCAGGGAGTATCTGGGAGGGTGAACCAGGTGCTGTCATGGCCCCAGCAACCGGCTGTTTCTCTCATTACCTGGAGCGTAAGCTTTCGAAGATAAAAAGATAAGCCCCCGGTGAGTAGATCGGGAGTCATACTCTGTGTGCTAAAGCTCACTCATTGCCTTTCCCCTCACTGCCACAGAGCCCTGTCATGTCTGCCTGACATACTGAGGAGCAGACCCTAGCTGTGCTCTCCCAGGGCAGATAACACCTGAGATAGCCAGGCTGCTCAATGGGACAGCAAAGAGGAAACCCAGGAGAGACACAAGGGCTCCAAGCCTCCTAAGCCTAAGTCAGCAGTAAGGTGTCTCTGTCACCTTCACCATGCTGGGGGACACTGTCACAAGGCTGGACTTTGAAACATTTTTTAGATAGGTTCTTCCATATAGTCTATGATTTTCCATGATGGCCCTCGACATGTGAGCCTCCTGTCTTAGCTTCCGGACTGCTGAGGTTGCACATATgatccaccatgcctggccttggAGGAGACTTACTAGGAGTTACCAAAACATACCTATTTGGTCGTCAAGAATTTGCCTGCTCCTTTTGGCTGGAATATCCCCCAGCAATGTTTTTGTATCCTAGAGATTGGTGTGGATGAAGGTAACTCGTAAAGTAGTTCTGACgtccacacagacacacttccCTTCTCTGGGACACATACAGCATGTATCTCTGGCAGGAAGGAACACCCAGATAGAGCTGCGTTATCACCCGGGGTGCTAAAACATATGCCTGTTTTGGGCTTTTCACGAAGGCTGCACATCTGTGCCCTCATTTGGTCCCGCTGGAGCTGTGGACTAACCACAGTTGTCAGCGTGCTCCTCCGCAGATGCAGAAGGTACCTGTGGGAGGACATCTGCAGTTTCCCGAGGGATCCTTCCAGCAGTGAAGTAAGGACTGGAAGGTGGGGGGGGCATCAGTTAGGTCAAGTAGCTGACTACAGTGTTCTCTGAACTTGACTGGTTCCGTCACAAAGACGGGCTTTAAGAACCCTAaagtgagggttggggatttagctcagtggtagagcgtttgcctacctggccctgggttcggtccccagctccgaaaaaaagaaaaagaaaaaaaaaaaaagaaaaagaaaaaaagaaccctaAAGTGAGCAGAGGATTCTGGGTAGTGATGAAGAAGCCAGTTCTGTAGCCTCTGCCTTACTGTTGGCCTCTCTTTCTCATCCCCAGAGGAAATCTAAGATCACTGCCTCCCGTAAACTCATGCTGAAGGTGAGCCTAGTCCCATGGGAGGTGGAGGGGCAGCCATGCAGACTCTAAGGGATGCAGAGGGCAGGGACAGCAAGGAGGGAAACCAAGAGTAAAGGAAGATGCTCTGACCATTGTCAAAGCTGAAGGGTGACCAGTGGCTTgggtcctgcccctcctgggTGCCTAAGAGGCAACCGGAAGTAACCTAGGGTAGGACTtttggagaggaagagagatggtTCATTTTGGTATAGCTCCCTCTCTGGAGCTCTAtggggcaaaggggagggagaagggagactgTTTGGATAAACAAGCTCTGGGGCTAAGGAATGCCACACGGCTTACCCAAGACCTGGTGACAGCTACTGCCACACTGAGCGATGGCCTCAGATCCGGCCTAGTCTAAAGCCTCTTTCCCCTCACTCTGAGATGGGTATAGAACATGAGGAACCAACCCTGGCTCAACGGCTTGGTCCTTTTCAGAGCCTGATGCTAGCCAAGGCCAAGGAGTGCTGGGAGCAGGAGCACGAGGAGCGAGAGGCTGAGAAGGTGCGTTACCTCTCGGAGCGCATCCCTACGCTGCAGACCCGCGGTCTTTCCCTCAGCGCCCTTCAGGTAAGTCTGGCAGGTTGGGCTGGGCTCAGTGCTTCATGTAAGGGACTCTCTGTAGATCTTGAACCAACAACACAGCTCTGTAACTTACAAGGCGCGCCCACACCAGTCTCACAACTGCTTTTGAAGTGATGGCAGGATACTCCATTTTACAGACTTGAGAGGGGAGTTCCAGAGGAGAGGATGGACTAGGCTGGCTAGAAACGGGCTGGCTTTCCATCCGTTGGTACAATGGCATGGTATGGCTTGGCAGATGGGCAGGATTTCAGACGGCCCATCCCATCAAAGATGTGTACCCCTCCAGGATgcgtctcctttttctttttataattttttttttttttgggttcttttttcggagctggggaccgaacccagggccttgcgcttcctaggcaagcgctctaccactgagctaaatccccaacccctctttttgtaatttttaaagataatttatttatttccactttatgtgcattggtgttttgcctgcacgcgtatctgtgtgaaggtgtcagatcctggagttacagacagttgtgaactgctatgTGGTTGTTAGGATTTGAACCCTTGTCCTTTGGAAGCGTAGCCAGTACCCTCAACCgccgagctatctctccagtcccaagtcTTTTGCTATTAGTTGCTTTAATGACAGTGACTGCAGAGAAAAGACCAGATGAAAATATGTCCATGTGTCTCCCATGGCAGTAGCTActctaattttattatttctgtttaatATAGAGTTTTCAAAATTTCCACCATtaacttttattgcttttttaataagaaaactttttttttgttgttgttgtttgttttagaaaataaCCGTGAGCTTGACACTGAGacatgtgcttgtaatcccactactcaggaggagaggctggagggatgtgaattaaaaacactttttaattCAAACATTTTTATACAATATGCTTTGATCATACGGTTCCTCCTCCAACTCTTCACAGATTCTTCTCAACTCTCTGCCCACCTAACTTtgtgctctttctctctttaaaaacaaacaaacaaacaaaaacaaaaaaaacccccacacaaacaaacaaatgagaaaaacaataaaaaaccaaaaacatgaaaattaaaacagaagcaAGAAGACCAGGTTGGGTGCGGTGGTGCacaccgttaatcccagcacgctgggaggcagaggcaggcggatctctgtgagtttgagaccagcctggtctacagagtgagccagggcagagctacatagtgggaccctggggagagagaggtgggtggggtggagggagaacaatatgacaaaaataaaaaacaaacatgaaaaacaaacaaacaaaacagaggagacatggagacatgGAGTTCGTTCTGTGTTGGCtgactactcctgggcatggaaCTCAATAAAGCCAGGGACACCCCATTGGAGAAAAGGCTTTCCTCTTTCCCAGCAGGTACCAATTGCAGAGAgctcttggttaggggtgggccTTTGTGTCCGCTTCCCCTTCTCTGCACTGGGAAGAATCTGGCTTGAATCAGTGTGGGTCTTGTATATCCCGTGCCTATGAGTTCATATATGTAAAGATTAGGTATGAGTTTGTGCCTAGGCGCTCTCAGTGACAAGgctttcaggccagcctgggctacccaatGACACTACCTAAAAGAACACCGTTAGCGTTTACAAAAAgctagaaagagaaaagcaaagccTTGAGTTGTTGCCTTGATGGTGACAACTTTGAGCCCGATGTGGAGGCTGCTCCCGTTGGGATTACAGAGCAGGCAAAGCGATGGACCATAGGGCTAAGCGTGCTCAGTGTGCAGACAGAAAAGGGAGGCTGGAACTGGCggccctcctctcttctccactCTCATGCCTTCGATCTCCTCCTCAGGACTTATGCCGAGAGCTCCATGCCaaggtggaggtggtggatgAGGAG
It contains:
- the Tnni1 gene encoding troponin I, slow skeletal muscle isoform X1, which codes for MPVLGFSRRLHICALIWSRWSCGLTTVVSVLLRRCRRYLWEDICSFPRDPSSSERKSKITASRKLMLKSLMLAKAKECWEQEHEEREAEKVRYLSERIPTLQTRGLSLSALQDLCRELHAKVEVVDEERYDIEAKCLHNTREIKDLKLKVLDLRGKFKRPPLRRVRVSADAMLRALLGSKHKVSMDLRANLKSVKKEDTEKERPVEVGDWRKNVEAMSGMEGRKKMFDAAKSPTSQ